One stretch of Ficedula albicollis isolate OC2 chromosome 7, FicAlb1.5, whole genome shotgun sequence DNA includes these proteins:
- the KCNJ3 gene encoding G protein-activated inward rectifier potassium channel 1: protein MTCQARTSYTEDEVLWGHRFFPVISLEEGFFKVDYSQFHATFEVPTPPYSVKEQEEMLLMSSPLIPPAVSNSKERNSSVECLDGLDEVGTKLPSKLQKITGRDDFPKKLLRMSSTTSEKAYSMGDLPMKLQRISSVPGNSEEKLGSKTTKMMSDPMSQSVAELPPKLQKLSGGGGRMEGNLPPKLRKMNSDRFT, encoded by the coding sequence ATGACGTGCCAAGCCAGGACGTCCTACACGGAGGACGAGGTGCTCTGGGGCCATCGCTTCTTCCCGGTGATCTCCTTGGAAGAAGGCTTCTTCAAAGTGGATTACTCCCAGTTCCACGCCACCTTCGAGGTGCCCACGCCGCCCTACAGCgtgaaggagcaggaggagatgctgctcaTGTCCTCGCCCCTGATCCCGCCCGCCGTCAGCAACAGCAAGGAGAGGAACAGCTCCGTGGAGTGCCTGGACGGGCTCGACGAGGTGGGCACAAAGCTGCCctcaaaactgcagaaaatcacCGGGAGGGACGACTTCCCCAAAAAACTGCTCAGGATGAGCTCCACCACCTCGGAGAAGGCCTACAGCATGGGCGACCTGCCCATGAAACTCCAGCGCATCAGCTCGGTGCCCGGCAACTCCGAGGAGAAGCTGGGCTCCAAGACCACCAAGATGATGTCGGATCCCATGAGCCAGTCGGTGGCCGAGCTGCCCCCCAAGCTGCAGAAGCTCTCGGGGGGCGGCGGGAGGATGGAGGGCAACCTGCCGCCCAAGCTGCGCAAGATGAACTCGGACCGCTTCACAtag